A genomic segment from Spongiibacter sp. IMCC21906 encodes:
- the ilvC gene encoding ketol-acid reductoisomerase: MGQNYFNSLPLRLQLEELGKCRFMDRSEFADGCEYLKGKKIVIIGCGSQGLNQGLNLRDSGLDVSYTLRAEAIAEKRQSWKNATENGFTVGTYEELIPLADVVMNLTPDKQHTPVVTAVMPLMKEGACLDYAHGFNLVEEGMQIRKDITVVMMCPKCPGTEVREEYKRGFGVPTLIAVHRENDPKGEGLAIAKALASGTGGDRAGVLESSPIAEVKSDLMGEQTILCGMLQTGAILSFDKMVEEGIDPGYASKLIQYGWETVTEGLKYGGITNMMDRLSNPAKIKAFDLADELKDIMRPLYQKHQDDIISGHFSKTMMEDWANDDKNLHGWRAATAETAFEKTPATDADISEQEYYDHGILLIAMCKAGVELAFECMVAAGMEPESAYYESLHETPLIANTIARRKLYEMNVVISDTAEYGCYLFDHACRPLLKDFMSKVSTDVIGKGINVKDNGVDNAELIAVNAEIRNHPVEVVGRKLRNYMTAMKKIV; the protein is encoded by the coding sequence ATGGGACAGAACTACTTCAACAGCCTACCACTGCGCCTGCAGCTGGAAGAGCTTGGCAAATGTCGCTTTATGGACCGCAGCGAATTCGCTGATGGTTGCGAATACCTGAAAGGCAAAAAAATTGTCATCATCGGTTGTGGTTCACAAGGTTTAAACCAAGGCTTGAACCTTCGAGACTCAGGTTTGGACGTGTCTTACACCCTCCGCGCCGAAGCCATCGCTGAAAAGCGTCAAAGCTGGAAAAACGCCACTGAAAACGGTTTTACCGTTGGCACTTACGAAGAATTGATTCCACTTGCTGACGTAGTAATGAACCTGACTCCAGACAAGCAGCACACCCCCGTGGTGACCGCGGTTATGCCATTAATGAAAGAAGGCGCTTGCCTGGACTACGCCCACGGCTTCAACCTGGTTGAAGAAGGCATGCAAATCCGCAAAGACATCACCGTGGTCATGATGTGCCCCAAATGCCCAGGCACCGAAGTGCGTGAAGAGTACAAGCGCGGCTTCGGCGTACCGACACTGATCGCCGTTCACCGCGAAAACGATCCCAAAGGCGAAGGCCTGGCCATTGCCAAAGCACTGGCATCGGGTACTGGCGGCGACCGCGCTGGCGTTTTGGAATCCTCCCCCATCGCTGAAGTTAAATCTGACCTGATGGGCGAGCAGACGATCCTGTGCGGCATGCTGCAAACGGGTGCTATTTTGAGCTTCGACAAAATGGTTGAAGAAGGCATTGATCCCGGTTATGCCTCCAAGCTGATTCAATACGGCTGGGAAACGGTCACCGAAGGTTTGAAATACGGCGGCATCACCAACATGATGGATCGCCTATCTAACCCCGCCAAAATCAAAGCTTTTGACCTGGCTGACGAGCTAAAAGACATCATGCGTCCGCTGTATCAAAAGCATCAAGACGACATTATCAGCGGCCACTTCTCCAAGACCATGATGGAAGACTGGGCGAACGACGACAAAAACCTGCACGGCTGGCGTGCCGCAACAGCGGAGACGGCGTTTGAGAAAACTCCCGCCACCGACGCTGACATCAGCGAACAAGAATACTACGACCACGGCATTCTACTGATTGCCATGTGCAAAGCAGGTGTTGAGCTGGCCTTTGAGTGCATGGTTGCTGCCGGTATGGAGCCAGAGTCTGCCTACTACGAATCGCTGCACGAAACGCCGCTAATCGCCAATACCATTGCCCGCCGTAAACTGTACGAAATGAACGTGGTTATCTCCGATACCGCAGAATACGGCTGCTACCTGTTCGACCACGCTTGTCGCCCGCTGCTAAAAGACTTTATGAGCAAAGTCTCTACAGACGTTATCGGCAAAGGGATTAACGTGAAAGACAACGGCGTAGACAACGCCGAGCTGATCGCTGTGAACGCCGAAATCCGCAACCACCCGGTTGAAGTGGTCGGTCGCAAACTGCGTAATTACATGACAGCTATGAAGAAAATCGTCTAA
- a CDS encoding NAD(P)/FAD-dependent oxidoreductase produces the protein MTAAQRGRRVLVLERANKVGKKILMSGGGRCNFTNHFVSAENFISANEHFCKAALSRYSQWDFIAMVERYGIPYEERKHSQLFCLSSAKDILNMLLDECSDAGVEIRSHCELTSVSALDHDNSRYQLKGHQNQTPLQLACQSLVVASGGLSIPTLGGSGIGYDIATQFGLAVTKKQAGLVPFMFSDASKALCERLSGLAVEVEVSCNNTLFRENLLFTHRGMSGPVMLQISNYWNPGDTLSINLLPDTDIIQWLQELKQQQPRSLLRSGINQKLSKSLTSELQALWWPEEADKPLAEFSDRRLSEIAQKLAAWQLKPSGTEGYRTAEVTRGGVDTAAISSKTMETKHQPGLYFIGEILDVTGWLGGFNFQWAWSSGYSAGLNV, from the coding sequence ATGACGGCGGCCCAACGGGGACGTCGGGTACTGGTGCTGGAACGCGCGAATAAAGTCGGCAAGAAAATTCTGATGTCCGGCGGCGGTCGCTGCAACTTCACCAATCATTTTGTCAGCGCAGAAAACTTTATTTCTGCCAATGAGCACTTCTGTAAGGCCGCGCTTAGCCGCTACAGCCAGTGGGATTTTATCGCCATGGTTGAGCGCTACGGCATTCCTTATGAAGAGCGCAAACACAGCCAACTTTTTTGTCTTAGTTCAGCCAAAGATATTTTAAACATGCTGTTAGACGAGTGTAGCGACGCCGGCGTGGAGATCCGCAGTCACTGCGAACTCACATCAGTCAGCGCGCTAGACCACGATAACAGCCGCTATCAACTTAAAGGCCACCAAAATCAAACGCCACTGCAACTGGCTTGTCAGTCACTGGTGGTTGCCAGTGGCGGCCTGTCTATTCCAACCCTAGGCGGCAGTGGTATTGGCTACGACATTGCCACTCAATTCGGTTTGGCCGTCACTAAAAAACAAGCTGGACTGGTGCCCTTTATGTTCAGCGATGCCAGCAAAGCTTTGTGTGAGCGGCTTTCTGGCTTAGCCGTTGAGGTAGAAGTCAGTTGTAACAATACGCTGTTTAGAGAAAACCTATTGTTTACCCACCGAGGTATGAGCGGCCCGGTTATGTTGCAAATCTCCAATTACTGGAACCCCGGAGACACGCTCTCCATTAACCTTTTGCCCGATACAGATATCATCCAGTGGTTGCAGGAGCTCAAACAACAACAGCCGCGCTCACTGCTTCGCAGCGGCATCAACCAGAAATTAAGCAAGAGCCTGACTAGCGAATTACAGGCCTTGTGGTGGCCCGAAGAGGCGGACAAACCCTTGGCTGAATTCAGTGACCGCCGACTATCAGAGATCGCCCAAAAATTAGCCGCATGGCAGCTAAAGCCCTCTGGCACCGAAGGTTATCGCACCGCAGAAGTCACTCGTGGCGGTGTAGACACTGCCGCCATCAGCTCCAAAACCATGGAAACGAAGCATCAACCCGGCTTGTATTTTATTGGCGAAATACTCGATGTGACCGGCTGGCTGGGCGGCTTTAATTTTCAATGGGCTTGGTCTTCTGGCTACAGTGCCGGACTCAATGTTTAA
- a CDS encoding PAS domain-containing sensor histidine kinase — translation MNKQDAVNDLLSRTRAIVETIVDGVITISDKGIIETVNPATEKIFGYSASELEGKNVSILMPNPDHTRHDQYLGNYLASGKKKIIGIGREVIGLRKDGSTFSLDLAISEMEVNGQRMFTGIVRDISERKATEDQLRELLARKRAILATMVDGVITISDRGIIETVNPSAELIFGYTEAEMCGNNVSMLMPNPYRAEHDQYIGNYLTTGERKIIGTGREVTGLRKNDQTFPLELAISEMDFNGQRMFTGIVRDISARKETEEQLRQAMQRVHEQRVKDEFISTVSHELRTPLTSIKASLELMIANAVGELPDQAKMLLDIAHRNSDRLLLLINDILDISKLESEEMPFNIKRVKLISLLKHAISNNQSYADKYGVSFALQECPAELYLNIDSDRMMQVLSNLMSNSAKFSYPNSTVTLCAVDKKDHIRVTVKDKGAGIPEEFQSRIFEKFTQAQHDNKREISGTGLGLYITKSIVEKHGGKLSFYSEPGKGSEFYIDIPYVTAEPEQHGSIHDNA, via the coding sequence ATGAATAAACAGGACGCCGTTAACGATCTACTCTCCAGGACACGCGCCATTGTAGAAACCATCGTTGACGGTGTTATTACCATCAGTGACAAAGGTATTATTGAAACCGTAAACCCCGCCACCGAGAAAATATTTGGCTACAGCGCCAGCGAGCTAGAAGGCAAAAATGTCTCAATTTTAATGCCCAACCCAGATCATACCCGCCATGATCAGTACCTAGGAAACTACCTAGCCAGTGGAAAAAAGAAAATTATCGGTATAGGTCGTGAAGTTATCGGACTCCGAAAAGATGGCTCAACATTCTCGTTAGACCTGGCCATTAGTGAAATGGAAGTAAACGGACAGCGAATGTTTACTGGCATTGTTCGTGACATCTCCGAGCGAAAAGCCACCGAAGATCAACTCCGAGAGCTACTGGCCCGCAAACGAGCTATTTTGGCCACCATGGTAGACGGCGTTATTACTATCAGTGATCGCGGTATTATCGAAACGGTAAACCCCTCCGCCGAACTCATTTTTGGATACACCGAAGCAGAAATGTGCGGCAATAATGTTTCTATGCTGATGCCAAACCCTTACCGGGCGGAACACGATCAATATATCGGCAACTATCTAACGACCGGGGAAAGAAAAATTATCGGTACGGGCCGAGAAGTCACCGGGCTACGAAAAAATGACCAAACGTTTCCGCTGGAACTTGCCATTAGCGAAATGGACTTTAACGGCCAACGGATGTTTACCGGTATTGTCAGAGATATTTCCGCTCGCAAAGAAACCGAAGAGCAGCTCAGGCAAGCGATGCAGCGGGTTCATGAGCAACGCGTCAAAGACGAATTTATTTCCACAGTTAGCCACGAGCTGCGTACGCCGCTTACCTCAATTAAAGCGTCGTTAGAGCTGATGATTGCCAACGCCGTTGGCGAACTCCCCGATCAGGCAAAAATGTTGTTGGATATTGCTCACCGCAATAGTGACCGACTATTGCTGCTGATTAACGACATTCTGGATATTTCCAAACTGGAATCAGAGGAAATGCCCTTCAATATCAAACGGGTAAAACTCATCTCCTTGCTCAAGCACGCAATATCTAACAACCAATCTTATGCGGATAAATACGGTGTCAGTTTTGCACTACAAGAATGTCCGGCGGAATTGTATTTAAACATTGACTCTGACCGAATGATGCAAGTACTGAGTAACCTTATGTCTAACTCCGCCAAATTCTCTTACCCCAACTCTACGGTCACCTTATGCGCCGTTGATAAGAAGGACCATATTCGCGTGACCGTAAAAGACAAAGGTGCAGGTATACCTGAAGAATTTCAAAGTCGTATTTTTGAAAAATTCACCCAAGCCCAACATGACAATAAACGGGAAATAAGCGGTACAGGCCTGGGGCTTTACATCACCAAATCCATTGTTGAAAAACACGGCGGCAAGCTCAGCTTCTATTCAGAGCCAGGCAAAGGTTCAGAATTCTACATCGACATCCCCTACGTCACCGCTGAGCCAGAACAGCACGGGAGCATTCATGA
- a CDS encoding NAD(P)/FAD-dependent oxidoreductase: protein MLRLNDLKLPLDHSEAALPQAIAAKLDIAESKLRSFDIFKRSYDARKKGDIQLIYQLDIALDDALEVELLSRFAGKSFIGPSPDTEYHFIGQAEPSFPNSAQQRPLIIGFGPCGLLAALLLAQMGLKPIVLERGQDVRQRTKDTWGLWRQRKLNPESNVQYGEGGAGTFSDGKLYSQVKDRRHLGRKVLKEFVKAGAPEEILMVSKPHIGTFKLVKMVENMRAEIVRLGGEIRFGQKVETLHREADTTGGEQGQVTGITLASGEHIPSRHIILGIGHSARDTFQMLLEQGVYLEAKPFSIGFRIEHPQSVIDRARFGEQAGHPILGAADYKLVHHCKNGRSVYSFCMCPGGTVVAATSEAGRVVTNGMSQYSRNERNANAAIVVGIEPEKDYPEHVLAGVDLQRKLESLAFELGGGDYSAPAQLVGDFLKDRPSTTLASVTPSYKPGITLGNLSDALPPFAVAAIREAIPAFDRKIKGFAMNDALLTGVETRTSSPICIRRGRDYQSLNTRGLFPAGEGAGYAGGILSAGIDGIKAAEAVAIDLLQLNTPIPDGR, encoded by the coding sequence ATGCTCAGACTAAATGACCTCAAGTTGCCACTCGACCATAGTGAAGCGGCATTACCTCAAGCTATTGCCGCCAAACTCGACATTGCCGAGAGCAAGCTAAGGTCATTCGACATTTTTAAGCGCAGCTACGACGCCCGTAAAAAAGGCGATATCCAGCTTATTTATCAATTGGATATTGCGCTTGACGACGCACTTGAAGTCGAGCTGCTTAGCCGTTTTGCTGGCAAATCGTTTATTGGCCCATCACCGGATACCGAATACCATTTTATCGGCCAAGCCGAACCCAGCTTCCCAAACAGTGCGCAGCAACGACCGCTAATTATTGGTTTCGGTCCCTGCGGTCTACTTGCTGCGCTATTGCTGGCACAAATGGGATTAAAGCCAATTGTGCTGGAACGTGGTCAAGACGTGCGCCAGCGCACCAAAGACACCTGGGGGCTGTGGCGGCAACGCAAGCTTAATCCCGAATCGAATGTGCAATATGGTGAAGGCGGCGCAGGAACCTTCTCCGACGGAAAACTTTACAGCCAAGTAAAAGACCGCCGGCACCTTGGCCGCAAAGTATTAAAAGAGTTCGTAAAAGCCGGTGCGCCAGAAGAAATACTCATGGTGAGCAAACCGCATATCGGCACCTTTAAGCTCGTCAAAATGGTCGAAAACATGCGCGCCGAAATTGTTCGCCTCGGCGGTGAAATACGTTTTGGCCAGAAGGTGGAAACGCTACACAGAGAAGCCGACACAACCGGCGGCGAGCAAGGCCAAGTTACCGGCATCACCCTTGCCAGCGGCGAGCATATCCCCAGCCGCCACATTATTCTCGGTATCGGCCACAGCGCCCGAGATACCTTTCAAATGCTGCTGGAGCAAGGTGTCTATCTTGAAGCCAAACCCTTTTCTATCGGCTTCCGTATCGAACACCCCCAGTCTGTGATTGACCGCGCCCGATTTGGTGAGCAGGCAGGACACCCCATATTGGGTGCCGCCGATTACAAGCTGGTACATCACTGCAAAAATGGTCGCAGCGTTTACAGCTTTTGTATGTGTCCCGGCGGCACGGTGGTGGCGGCCACGTCTGAAGCAGGTCGGGTAGTAACCAATGGCATGTCCCAATATTCTCGCAATGAGCGCAACGCCAACGCGGCGATTGTTGTTGGCATCGAGCCAGAAAAAGACTACCCGGAACACGTCTTGGCTGGTGTTGATCTACAACGAAAACTTGAGAGCTTGGCATTTGAGCTGGGCGGTGGCGACTACAGCGCCCCCGCTCAACTGGTCGGCGACTTTCTTAAAGACCGCCCCTCAACAACCTTGGCCAGTGTTACGCCCTCGTATAAACCGGGTATCACCCTTGGCAACCTTAGTGATGCACTTCCCCCCTTTGCCGTAGCTGCAATTCGCGAAGCCATCCCCGCCTTCGATAGAAAAATCAAAGGTTTCGCCATGAATGATGCCCTTCTGACCGGTGTAGAAACTCGCACCTCCTCACCCATTTGTATTCGCCGGGGCCGTGACTATCAAAGTCTAAACACAAGAGGGCTGTTCCCAGCTGGTGAAGGTGCGGGGTATGCCGGTGGCATATTGTCTGCGGGCATTGATGGCATCAAAGCCGCTGAAGCCGTTGCTATCGACCTATTGCAGCTGAACACCCCCATTCCTGACGGGCGCTAA
- a CDS encoding PaaI family thioesterase has protein sequence MNDLELHQLINRVPYAQTLGIQVGGENDCFLLPTKKSNIGNPTLPALHGGAIAGFMELSAMMYVLRHSNSEKFPKVVDFAVDYVRAGKYVATHSRCKLVYLGRRMINVSISAWQEDEAAPIAMARAQFLVKE, from the coding sequence ATGAATGATTTGGAATTGCATCAACTTATTAACCGAGTTCCTTATGCGCAAACGCTTGGTATACAAGTGGGAGGGGAGAACGATTGCTTTTTGTTACCGACCAAAAAGAGCAATATCGGCAACCCGACACTGCCAGCGTTACATGGTGGGGCAATTGCTGGTTTTATGGAGTTGTCGGCAATGATGTATGTCTTGCGGCATAGCAACAGTGAAAAATTTCCCAAGGTGGTCGATTTCGCGGTGGACTATGTGCGTGCAGGCAAGTATGTGGCTACACATTCGCGCTGCAAGTTGGTCTATCTCGGTAGGCGAATGATTAACGTGAGTATAAGTGCGTGGCAGGAAGATGAAGCTGCGCCTATAGCAATGGCTAGGGCGCAGTTTTTGGTTAAAGAGTGA
- the ilvY gene encoding HTH-type transcriptional activator IlvY, whose product MNNKELEIFVHLSQSLHFGRTGDALHLSASAVSRALQRLEEQVGAKLFERDNRGVQLNAAGREFLRYAEQALVNWRSIVQRLGFRGESLQGEISVFCSVTASYGVLNNVLEIFRQRYPAIELKLHTGDQADAIERIAEGGEDIGITAKPRQMSSRVSYQELTRSSLRLLVPNIPCAVNEQISAAGENITPELLAGLPFILPERGVARNLVEQWFRQLQIKPSVYAQVSGHEAIVSTVGLGLGIGVVPELVLTTSFLRERVRVMPVEPALPTMAIGVVALQQRLTNPLVKAFWDCAQSSYSSAI is encoded by the coding sequence TTGAATAACAAAGAGTTGGAAATATTTGTTCATCTCAGTCAGTCGTTACACTTTGGCCGCACTGGCGATGCCCTACATTTAAGTGCTTCGGCTGTTAGCCGGGCGTTGCAGCGGCTGGAGGAGCAAGTTGGCGCGAAATTGTTTGAAAGAGATAACCGGGGCGTTCAACTGAATGCGGCAGGACGAGAGTTTTTGCGCTATGCCGAACAGGCGCTGGTTAACTGGCGGTCGATTGTGCAGCGCTTAGGGTTTCGCGGCGAGTCGTTGCAAGGTGAGATTAGTGTGTTTTGTTCGGTAACGGCGTCGTATGGTGTATTGAACAATGTGTTGGAAATATTCCGGCAACGTTATCCTGCTATAGAGTTAAAGCTGCATACGGGTGATCAGGCCGACGCGATCGAGCGCATTGCGGAGGGGGGCGAGGATATTGGTATTACGGCTAAACCTCGTCAGATGTCTTCGAGGGTCAGTTACCAAGAACTGACGCGCTCGTCGTTGCGATTATTGGTGCCGAATATTCCCTGTGCGGTTAATGAACAGATTAGCGCGGCGGGGGAGAACATTACCCCCGAGTTGTTGGCGGGCTTGCCTTTTATTCTTCCGGAGCGAGGGGTTGCGCGTAATTTGGTTGAGCAGTGGTTTCGGCAATTGCAGATAAAGCCCAGCGTTTACGCCCAAGTCAGTGGTCACGAGGCGATTGTCAGCACGGTGGGGCTGGGTTTGGGAATAGGGGTGGTGCCAGAGCTGGTGTTGACTACCAGTTTTTTACGAGAGCGGGTTCGCGTTATGCCGGTAGAACCGGCGTTGCCCACTATGGCGATAGGGGTGGTGGCTTTACAGCAACGGTTGACGAACCCGCTGGTTAAAGCCTTTTGGGATTGCGCCCAATCATCGTACAGTTCAGCGATTTAA
- a CDS encoding PaaI family thioesterase: MALDFEELLRFVDTVLTANEGDHFTTLGIRPEYVERHRVGMSMSYSDTLIGDPDTGVIHGGAITALLDTCCGFAAATVLVDLAMTPTIDLRIDYMRAATPGQTVYADAEVYRVTESVIFARALAHHGDREKPIASAVGNFFRMELALFTDMRREFRAAQKLKQSGQKSRGSDNE, encoded by the coding sequence ATGGCATTGGATTTTGAAGAGCTACTTCGTTTCGTTGATACCGTTTTAACGGCCAATGAAGGCGATCATTTTACGACCTTAGGCATTCGCCCAGAATATGTTGAGCGTCATCGGGTTGGTATGTCTATGTCCTACAGCGACACATTGATTGGTGACCCGGATACGGGCGTTATTCATGGCGGCGCAATCACCGCCTTATTGGATACTTGCTGTGGCTTTGCCGCCGCGACGGTATTAGTAGATTTGGCGATGACGCCAACCATCGATTTACGTATCGATTATATGCGCGCGGCGACCCCTGGCCAAACGGTGTATGCCGACGCGGAGGTTTATCGCGTCACTGAGAGTGTGATTTTTGCGCGAGCTCTTGCCCATCATGGTGATCGCGAGAAGCCAATTGCATCCGCTGTTGGTAATTTCTTCCGAATGGAGCTCGCGTTGTTTACCGATATGCGTCGTGAGTTTCGTGCAGCGCAAAAATTGAAACAATCAGGGCAGAAGTCCCGTGGTAGCGACAATGAATGA
- a CDS encoding VC_2705 family sodium/solute symporter, whose amino-acid sequence MSDEKETSTSDNGEAPTWVTNWEKTGLIGWEDKNEDGRMFYSGDERNEMHIDRDIMVLANPEIADLPAWVIALVAAGGVAAALSTSAGLLLVISTSISHDLLKRNLMPNISDKMELRYARSAAAVAVCIAGYLGINPPGFVAQVVAFAFGLAASSFFPAIILGIFYKRMNKYGAITGMVSGLLFTATYIVYFKFINPAASVPENWWFGVSPEGIGTLGMIVNFAVAAVVCHLTPPPPQDVQDMVESIRYPQGAGEAQVH is encoded by the coding sequence ATGTCAGACGAGAAAGAGACATCTACATCGGATAATGGCGAAGCGCCGACGTGGGTGACCAACTGGGAGAAAACCGGCTTAATCGGCTGGGAAGATAAAAACGAAGATGGCCGTATGTTCTACTCCGGCGACGAGCGCAACGAGATGCATATTGATCGGGATATTATGGTCTTGGCCAACCCCGAGATTGCCGATCTTCCTGCATGGGTGATTGCCCTAGTTGCCGCGGGTGGCGTTGCTGCAGCCTTGTCTACCTCGGCAGGTTTGCTACTGGTTATCTCAACATCGATCTCCCACGATTTGCTGAAGCGAAATCTGATGCCGAATATATCGGACAAAATGGAGCTTCGTTATGCACGTAGTGCGGCAGCGGTGGCGGTGTGTATCGCTGGCTATCTGGGGATAAATCCGCCGGGCTTTGTCGCCCAAGTGGTGGCCTTTGCCTTTGGCTTGGCGGCATCGAGCTTTTTCCCTGCCATCATCCTCGGTATCTTTTACAAACGCATGAATAAATACGGTGCGATAACGGGCATGGTTAGTGGTCTCTTGTTTACTGCTACCTATATTGTGTATTTCAAATTTATCAATCCTGCGGCCAGCGTGCCTGAGAATTGGTGGTTTGGGGTGTCGCCAGAAGGGATTGGTACCTTAGGCATGATTGTTAACTTTGCAGTGGCCGCTGTGGTGTGCCATTTAACACCGCCGCCACCGCAAGATGTACAGGATATGGTAGAGAGTATTCGCTACCCACAGGGAGCGGGTGAAGCCCAAGTTCACTAA
- a CDS encoding AraC family transcriptional regulator: protein MTARVRASCLNNFVSLIEELQGNAEDLCLKAGIDYSQLDQEDYFFPYQSFIDLLELSATSLNLPNIGLQLAMRQDHSILGPVAFLALSAHDVRSALTSVGKFLYHFTPAISLTLRESEDQPSYACLELVNANNSRQAVEHAVACTLHIIHLLTEGKFKARAVHFRHSKIGPEKHYQSAFNCPTVFNQKYDSIELDTDFLDIELSSHNPQLHGLVSSYLSMVEIDSNSTSKPNLSTSKQARHLIQKLLPTGQLSRPVIAENMKLHERALHRKLQSEGYTFEALVDEVRITEAKKLLAHDAIPMSQIAGLLGYNEQSSFNRAFKRWFNMTPKQYLQSKP, encoded by the coding sequence ATGACTGCACGCGTACGGGCCAGCTGCCTAAATAATTTTGTATCCCTAATTGAGGAGCTACAAGGTAATGCTGAGGATTTATGCCTCAAAGCAGGTATAGATTACAGTCAACTAGATCAGGAAGACTATTTTTTCCCATATCAAAGCTTTATCGACCTACTTGAGTTAAGTGCCACAAGCCTAAATCTACCCAATATTGGCTTACAACTTGCTATGCGACAGGATCACTCTATTCTTGGTCCAGTTGCTTTTTTAGCACTATCTGCGCACGATGTCAGGTCAGCATTAACAAGTGTAGGAAAATTTCTGTACCATTTCACCCCCGCCATTTCACTCACATTGAGAGAGAGTGAGGACCAGCCAAGCTATGCCTGCTTAGAGCTCGTCAACGCCAATAACAGCCGCCAGGCAGTAGAGCACGCTGTCGCTTGCACACTTCACATTATTCACCTGCTTACCGAAGGAAAATTTAAAGCGCGGGCCGTTCATTTCCGCCATTCAAAAATTGGTCCCGAAAAGCATTATCAAAGCGCGTTCAATTGCCCAACGGTATTTAATCAAAAATATGATTCAATAGAGCTCGACACCGACTTTTTAGATATCGAATTGAGCTCCCACAACCCTCAGCTTCACGGTTTGGTATCCAGCTACCTCTCGATGGTAGAAATAGATTCCAACTCCACAAGTAAACCGAATTTATCGACCAGCAAGCAAGCTCGTCATTTAATTCAAAAACTGCTACCGACCGGCCAACTGTCACGCCCCGTAATTGCAGAAAACATGAAACTTCATGAACGTGCCCTGCACCGAAAATTGCAATCTGAAGGGTATACCTTTGAAGCACTTGTTGACGAAGTTAGGATTACTGAAGCTAAAAAACTTCTTGCGCACGACGCCATACCCATGTCACAAATAGCGGGTTTATTGGGGTACAACGAACAAAGCTCATTTAATAGAGCGTTTAAACGCTGGTTTAATATGACGCCAAAACAATATTTGCAAAGCAAACCTTAG